A window of Mucilaginibacter sp. PAMC 26640 contains these coding sequences:
- a CDS encoding peptidase M16, whose product MKMKKPILLIILLAQSAMLFAQKPVPKKFPDINIPYKRFVLKNGLRLLVHEDHKAPIAAFNIWYHVGSKNEKPGKTGFAHLFEHLMFNGSEHYNDDYFKVMESIGATNLNGTTSNDRTNYFENFPVSALDKVLWLESDRIGFMVGVIDSGRLNEQRGVVQNEKRSGDNQPYSIAEELTAKSTYPSNHPYSWTVIGSMADLDAASIPDVKDWFKKYYGPNNAVVVIAGDVNADSIYAKVNKYFGDIPPAGPIAKQALWTAKMTGTHEETAQDRVPQARLQKTWNVPAFGTKDATYLNLLSSILAEGKTSRLYKKLVYDDQTASNLYAYLDDREISSQFTIIVNAKPGITLDSIDHTINRELSKVYATGVTQAELDRAKTTYFSNFIKGMEGIGGFGGKSDILAQYETFSGDADHYKEVQKWIKNATVADIRAIAVTWLMDGEYKLRITPFGTPSAETASINRTVQPPLGPSVAVKFPEVKEFTLSNGLKVAMVKRTAVPVVNMSMFFNAGYSADQNVLAGTASMTMKMLKEGTKKRTSLQISDQSSDIGATIYTYSNLDFSFVGMNALKTNLEPSLDLFSDIIENPAFPQADFDRIKKQHLLGIKREQVEPSTMGLRILPKLVYGEGHAYANPYTGSGTEKSVNKLSRADVIKFYDTWFAPNNATLVVVGDVDEISLKAVLENKLALWKKKTVPTKTIAAVTLPQKQTVYIVDKPDADQSIIFAAELAPSATDPSNKFYSMMNRILGGDFTSRINMNLREDKHWSYGSFSILLDAYGQGFFTGYAPVQTDKTKESIVELRKELQDISSKRPVTEAEFKKVQTNAVLELPGTWETNSAVLGDLQSALMYNRGMDYLNNYAANLQKLTLEDIRKGTKEVIKPDNLTWVIVGDRAKIEKGIRELNIGTVQIIDSEGNTVK is encoded by the coding sequence ATGAAGATGAAAAAACCTATCCTACTCATTATCCTGCTCGCGCAAAGTGCCATGCTGTTTGCACAAAAGCCGGTTCCTAAAAAATTTCCTGACATCAATATCCCTTACAAGCGGTTCGTTTTAAAGAACGGATTAAGATTATTGGTGCATGAAGACCACAAAGCGCCTATCGCGGCCTTCAATATCTGGTATCATGTAGGTTCAAAAAATGAAAAGCCCGGTAAAACAGGTTTTGCACATTTATTTGAACACTTGATGTTTAACGGCAGTGAGCATTACAACGATGATTATTTTAAAGTGATGGAAAGCATTGGCGCCACTAACTTAAACGGCACTACCAGTAACGACCGTACTAATTATTTCGAAAACTTCCCGGTATCGGCACTTGATAAGGTACTTTGGCTGGAAAGCGACCGGATAGGCTTTATGGTTGGAGTAATAGACAGCGGCCGGCTTAACGAGCAGCGCGGTGTTGTGCAAAACGAAAAAAGATCAGGCGACAACCAGCCCTATTCAATTGCTGAAGAACTAACTGCTAAAAGCACTTATCCATCCAATCACCCCTACTCGTGGACGGTTATCGGTTCCATGGCTGATTTGGATGCAGCATCCATCCCGGATGTAAAAGACTGGTTTAAAAAATATTACGGGCCAAATAACGCAGTGGTGGTTATTGCAGGTGATGTAAATGCTGATTCGATATATGCCAAGGTGAACAAATACTTCGGCGACATCCCTCCAGCAGGGCCAATTGCCAAACAAGCTTTATGGACCGCTAAAATGACCGGTACACATGAAGAGACCGCCCAGGACCGTGTACCCCAGGCGCGCTTACAAAAAACATGGAACGTGCCGGCATTCGGAACCAAAGATGCTACCTACCTCAACTTATTAAGCAGCATACTGGCCGAAGGCAAAACATCGCGCCTGTACAAAAAACTGGTTTATGATGACCAAACTGCCAGCAACCTTTACGCCTATTTGGATGATCGCGAAATTAGCAGCCAGTTTACAATCATTGTGAACGCTAAGCCGGGGATTACGCTTGATTCTATTGACCATACCATTAACCGCGAACTTTCTAAAGTATACGCCACCGGCGTTACCCAGGCCGAACTTGATCGTGCTAAAACAACCTATTTTTCTAATTTCATTAAGGGGATGGAAGGGATTGGCGGTTTTGGTGGCAAATCTGACATCCTTGCGCAGTATGAAACATTTAGCGGCGATGCCGATCATTATAAAGAGGTACAAAAGTGGATCAAGAATGCTACCGTGGCTGATATCAGGGCAATTGCAGTAACCTGGTTAATGGATGGAGAATATAAATTAAGGATCACTCCTTTTGGGACACCATCTGCCGAAACCGCTTCTATTAACCGTACGGTTCAACCGCCCTTGGGCCCATCGGTTGCGGTGAAATTTCCCGAGGTAAAAGAATTCACATTGAGCAACGGGCTTAAAGTTGCTATGGTGAAACGCACTGCCGTACCCGTTGTAAATATGTCGATGTTTTTTAATGCCGGTTATTCCGCCGATCAAAACGTTCTGGCAGGAACAGCCTCTATGACGATGAAGATGCTTAAGGAAGGCACTAAAAAACGAACCTCTTTGCAAATCAGCGATCAATCAAGCGATATCGGCGCAACCATATACACCTATTCCAACCTGGATTTTTCGTTTGTTGGGATGAATGCTTTAAAAACAAACCTGGAACCATCACTTGATTTATTTTCGGATATTATTGAAAACCCGGCATTCCCCCAGGCAGATTTCGACCGTATCAAGAAACAGCATTTGTTGGGCATCAAGCGGGAGCAGGTAGAGCCATCAACTATGGGTCTCCGTATTCTGCCTAAGTTAGTTTATGGCGAAGGTCATGCCTACGCCAATCCTTACACCGGTAGCGGTACCGAAAAATCGGTAAATAAATTAAGCCGGGCAGATGTAATTAAATTTTACGACACCTGGTTTGCTCCAAACAATGCCACATTGGTAGTAGTGGGCGATGTAGATGAAATATCTTTAAAGGCAGTGCTGGAAAACAAGCTGGCACTATGGAAAAAGAAAACAGTGCCTACTAAAACCATTGCAGCCGTAACACTGCCGCAGAAACAAACCGTGTATATAGTTGACAAGCCTGATGCCGATCAGTCTATCATCTTTGCTGCAGAATTAGCCCCGTCTGCAACTGATCCAAGCAATAAGTTTTATAGCATGATGAACCGCATACTTGGCGGTGATTTCACCTCCCGTATCAACATGAACCTGCGCGAGGATAAACACTGGTCGTATGGATCATTCTCTATACTGCTGGATGCTTACGGTCAGGGATTTTTTACCGGCTACGCCCCGGTACAAACCGATAAGACCAAAGAATCAATTGTTGAGTTGCGGAAGGAACTACAAGATATCTCATCTAAACGCCCCGTTACCGAAGCGGAGTTTAAAAAAGTACAAACCAATGCCGTTTTAGAGCTACCAGGGACCTGGGAAACCAATAGTGCAGTCTTAGGCGATCTTCAATCTGCATTGATGTATAACCGCGGAATGGATTATCTGAACAACTATGCCGCTAATCTTCAAAAACTAACATTGGAGGATATCCGTAAAGGCACTAAGGAAGTAATTAAACCGGACAATTTAACCTGGGTAATTGTAGGCGACCGGGCTAAAATTGAGAAAGGTATCCGGGAACTCAATATTGGTACCGTCCAGATCATTGATTCTGAAGGAAATACAGTAAAATAA
- a CDS encoding RNA-binding protein, whose protein sequence is MKLFYNIFLLVGILGLFSCGKKTHFEKISSSHSGIDFNNQITENDSINPLDVVNIYNGGGVGVGDFNNDGLQDLYFSGNMVSNKLYLNQGDFKFKDVTEEAGVSGIGRWGRGVSIVDINNDGLMDIYVCNTIYKDSLNRQNFLYVNQGPDKNNVPHFKDMAKQYHLQAGTESTMASFFDYDNDGDLDMYLTVNNASSTYNPNVFGPANARGPHIITGKLYRNDWDEKLHHPVFTDVTVHAGVTISGFGHSASTVDVNGDGWKDIYVSDDFISNNILYINNHDGTFTDKAKDYFKHTSFNSMGQDIVDINNDGLADVVELDMNPEDNYRKKMMLGPNSYQTFSNFDQFGYQYQYVRNTLQLNRGPRVDKQGKIGDPTFSDIAFLSGMAQTDWSWTPLITDFNNDGFRDMIITNGFPRDVSDRDFMTYRQEAYAVASKETVLKQIPEIKIHNYAYLNNGDLTFKDVSMDWGLETPTFSNGAVYADLDNDGAMDMVVNNINDKAFVYRNTTRDDKKTIGDAHYLQLSLKGGKQNVNGLGALVNIYYGKDKQQFYENNPYRGYLSSVENIAHFGLGKITIVDSVLVKWPNGKKQKLTNVKVDQKLRVSIADAKDHYSSVLPLIDAKALFKEVTDSLGVHYFSNDPNFLDFNIQKLLPHKLSDYSPAIAVGDVNNDGLDDMVVGGNSANQAKVFVQQLNGRFIQRDLIPKGVDYSSLYKDAGLLLFDADGNGTLDLYAASGGYATTANSPEYQDRLYLNDGKGNFALSKGVVPSNFTSKLCVRACDYNKDGKPDLFISGRVKPWEYPKPVSSILLRNDSHNGHSKFTDVTAQVAPALKDIGLVCDGLFTDFDNDGWPDLMLAGEWMPVTFLKNDHGKFVNVTAKIGVSDKFGWWNSIIGGDFRHTGRTDYIVGNVGQNSLIQASNDYPVHITAKDFDNSQAYSAITSVYFKDKNGDKREFPVQGRDDLLKQMISMKKKYTNYKSFAVATIDDILTPEQRTGALRMKANLLKTCYLRNDGNGKFTIIPLPVEAQVSVINGMETGDFDGDGNLDVVMNGNDFGTDAAIGRYDALSGLMLKGDGKGGFKALSILQSGIYIPGNGKALVKLRDAKGQLLLAASQNRDYLKLFKLKGPAQNISVQPNDAYAIIKYKNGQTDRQEFYFGASFLSQSARFITRGKSVASITVFDNSGHHRIIN, encoded by the coding sequence ATGAAGCTTTTTTACAATATCTTTCTCCTGGTGGGTATACTGGGGCTGTTTTCATGTGGAAAGAAAACGCATTTTGAAAAGATATCTTCTTCACATTCCGGCATCGACTTTAACAATCAGATTACCGAGAACGATTCGATCAATCCGCTGGACGTGGTTAATATTTACAACGGCGGCGGCGTTGGTGTTGGCGATTTTAATAACGATGGCCTTCAGGATCTGTATTTCTCCGGCAATATGGTATCCAATAAACTATACCTCAACCAGGGGGACTTCAAATTTAAAGATGTTACCGAAGAAGCAGGCGTTAGCGGCATTGGCCGATGGGGCAGAGGCGTTAGTATTGTTGATATCAATAATGATGGCCTGATGGATATTTACGTTTGCAATACCATCTATAAAGATTCTTTGAATAGACAAAACTTCCTTTACGTTAACCAGGGGCCTGACAAAAATAATGTTCCCCATTTTAAAGATATGGCCAAACAGTACCACCTGCAAGCAGGAACGGAATCTACCATGGCCAGCTTTTTTGACTATGATAACGATGGTGACCTGGATATGTATCTTACGGTAAACAATGCCAGTTCCACGTATAACCCCAATGTATTCGGCCCCGCAAATGCCCGTGGTCCGCATATAATTACCGGTAAATTGTATCGGAACGATTGGGACGAAAAATTGCATCATCCTGTATTTACCGATGTTACGGTACATGCGGGAGTTACCATTAGCGGTTTTGGACATTCCGCATCAACGGTGGATGTTAACGGCGATGGCTGGAAGGACATTTATGTTTCAGACGATTTTATTTCCAATAATATACTATACATCAACAACCACGATGGCACCTTTACCGATAAGGCTAAAGACTATTTTAAACATACGTCTTTCAATTCTATGGGTCAGGATATCGTGGATATCAATAACGACGGACTTGCCGATGTGGTAGAACTGGATATGAACCCCGAAGACAACTACCGCAAGAAAATGATGCTCGGGCCAAACAGCTATCAAACCTTTTCAAATTTCGATCAGTTTGGCTACCAGTATCAGTATGTACGCAACACTTTACAGCTCAACCGCGGTCCGCGGGTAGATAAGCAGGGAAAAATAGGCGACCCTACGTTTAGTGATATCGCTTTTCTAAGCGGTATGGCGCAAACCGACTGGAGCTGGACACCGCTTATTACCGATTTCAACAATGATGGTTTTCGGGATATGATCATTACCAACGGTTTCCCGAGAGATGTATCCGACAGGGATTTTATGACCTATCGCCAGGAAGCATACGCTGTGGCATCTAAGGAAACAGTGCTTAAGCAAATCCCGGAGATCAAGATTCATAACTATGCTTATCTCAATAACGGCGACCTAACCTTTAAAGATGTGAGTATGGATTGGGGACTGGAAACGCCAACCTTTTCTAACGGTGCCGTTTATGCAGATTTGGATAATGATGGTGCCATGGATATGGTTGTAAATAATATCAACGATAAAGCCTTTGTTTATCGCAACACAACGCGCGATGACAAAAAAACAATTGGCGATGCGCATTACCTGCAGCTCTCTTTGAAAGGAGGCAAGCAAAACGTAAACGGGTTGGGCGCTCTGGTGAATATTTATTATGGTAAAGACAAGCAGCAATTTTATGAGAATAATCCTTACAGGGGATACCTTTCATCAGTAGAAAATATTGCCCATTTTGGTTTGGGAAAAATAACTATAGTTGATTCGGTTTTGGTGAAATGGCCAAACGGCAAAAAGCAAAAGCTTACCAATGTAAAAGTTGACCAGAAACTCAGGGTTAGCATTGCCGATGCAAAGGATCACTACTCCTCGGTATTGCCATTGATTGATGCCAAAGCCTTATTTAAAGAGGTAACGGATTCGCTGGGCGTGCACTATTTTAGTAATGACCCTAACTTTCTGGATTTCAATATCCAAAAATTACTGCCGCATAAATTATCAGATTACAGCCCTGCTATTGCCGTAGGTGATGTAAATAACGATGGTTTGGATGATATGGTTGTTGGCGGTAACTCTGCCAACCAGGCAAAAGTATTTGTTCAGCAGCTCAACGGTCGATTTATTCAGCGTGATCTGATCCCTAAAGGTGTTGATTACTCCTCATTATATAAAGATGCCGGTTTGTTACTCTTTGATGCCGATGGTAACGGAACGCTGGACCTGTACGCTGCAAGCGGTGGGTATGCAACCACGGCAAACAGCCCCGAATACCAGGACAGGTTATATCTGAACGATGGCAAAGGGAACTTTGCCTTGTCCAAAGGTGTAGTACCATCTAATTTTACAAGCAAGTTGTGTGTGCGTGCCTGTGATTATAATAAGGATGGCAAGCCGGACCTGTTTATATCCGGCAGGGTAAAACCATGGGAATACCCAAAGCCGGTGTCCAGCATTTTATTACGCAACGACAGCCATAACGGGCACTCCAAGTTTACTGACGTTACCGCACAGGTTGCGCCTGCATTAAAAGATATAGGGTTGGTTTGCGATGGCCTCTTTACCGATTTTGACAATGATGGCTGGCCGGATCTGATGCTGGCGGGCGAGTGGATGCCGGTTACTTTTCTAAAGAATGATCATGGCAAATTCGTAAACGTTACCGCCAAAATAGGCGTTTCTGATAAATTTGGCTGGTGGAACTCCATTATAGGCGGCGACTTCCGCCACACCGGCCGTACCGATTACATCGTAGGCAACGTAGGACAAAACAGCCTTATCCAGGCCAGCAATGACTACCCGGTACACATTACCGCTAAAGACTTTGATAACAGCCAGGCTTACAGCGCCATTACATCGGTTTATTTCAAGGATAAAAACGGTGATAAAAGAGAATTCCCGGTGCAGGGTCGTGATGATCTGCTAAAGCAAATGATCAGTATGAAGAAGAAGTACACCAATTACAAATCTTTTGCGGTAGCTACCATTGATGATATTTTAACGCCGGAGCAGCGGACAGGCGCATTGCGGATGAAAGCCAACCTGCTTAAAACATGCTACTTGCGAAATGATGGGAATGGGAAGTTTACCATTATTCCACTACCGGTTGAAGCGCAGGTATCGGTTATTAATGGCATGGAAACAGGAGACTTTGATGGCGATGGCAACCTGGATGTGGTGATGAATGGTAATGATTTTGGAACCGATGCCGCTATTGGCAGGTACGATGCCCTCAGCGGATTAATGCTAAAAGGTGACGGCAAAGGAGGCTTTAAAGCACTAAGTATTTTGCAAAGCGGAATTTATATCCCCGGAAACGGCAAGGCATTGGTAAAGCTTCGTGATGCGAAGGGCCAATTGTTGCTAGCCGCAAGCCAAAACAGGGATTATTTGAAGCTGTTTAAATTAAAGGGGCCAGCCCAAAATATCTCGGTACAGCCCAATGATGCTTATGCCATAATCAAGTATAAAAACGGGCAAACCGACAGGCAGGAATTTTATTTTGGGGCTTCATTTTTATCGCAGTCGGCCAGGTTTATTACACGGGGTAAAAGTGTAGCAAGCATTACGGTATTTGATAATTCCGGGCACCATCGAATAATAAATTAA
- a CDS encoding hybrid sensor histidine kinase/response regulator, with the protein MLFKRYIVFVICILVCRTVSAQNNNYQFSHLDITNGLSDNQVNCIIKDAKGFIWFGTTSGLNRYDGNKFKVFKRDAGNPNSLAENHVMRLSEGPDNKLWIFTHNKISIYDPLTEKISNNVAAEAALYHINTSQIRKINKGGQGNYWFITSYGGLYRYDSKNKSTEFYSNKAGNGATLHDGIIMDLVAGQQDQVWILYNDGFIDLLNARTNKIIKAYDGLAKAVDTKVRNYSMMMDTDQNLWICSDAAPVGAYCYQTINNKLIHYSKDTPGHKLNSNVINSIVQAEDSKIWLGSDHGGINVIDRATNSISFILSKPDDLKSISGNSLNLYKDNTDIIWAGTFKQGINYYHSGIMQFPLYKHFNSDPKSLPYQDINSFEEDEHRNLWIGTNGNGLVYFNRKSNSYTHYKHDPADPNTIASDIVVKLYIDKQHILWIGTYFGGLDSFDGKKFTHYRHNEKDSSSISDDRVYSFIEDAAGDMWVGTFSGRLNVFDRKTKSFRHPKYPMSSDYTAVIFEDKEKNKWIGRDKGVDVIMYKTNTIKHYAAEPKNLNSLIGTDVNTITQDRRGLIWIGTKDGLSILNAKTNKFLNIEEGVNLPANNVSNIIEDKEGKMWVSTTNGLASIRLDLVGGKYKFRINNYNELDGLQGRAFNLYAAKRLQSGELVFGGIDGFNIFDPEIVNTFKPQPNLIFTDLRLFNRPVGVGDTVNGDIVLTKSLSETPELVLEHNQNVFDIEFAACDYFNPDKIRYEYKLEGFDKGWIPVVGSNRNATYTNLDGGEYTFVVRTLNSNNNRDTESISLKITVKPPFFKSTLAYVSYFILLVGGLFYIRHRGIRKLKREFETLQSKTEAERKIAQEREEARRMHQLDLMKIKFFTNISHEFRTPLSLILSPIDNLIKASDKTDHQNQLVTIKRNGKRLLNLVNQLLDFRKMEYNELKLSMKKGDIIRFIKEVSASFKDVAQQKQIQFLIESDVNEYVTNFDHDKIERILFNLLSNAFKFTPSGGHISVMLTITGNSSTNDIQNQLEIKVIDTGIGIAKENQERVFERFFQDDMPENLLNQGSGIGLSITKEFVRMQGGTIEIESEPDYGSCFTISLPVGVQCNEQAVAAIIDDEPIPELVSAVDNSPGAAKKQTILLIEDNDDLRFYLKDNLKHSFHIVEAVNGKDGWQKALAMHPKLIVSDISMPVMNGIELCKKIKADSRTAEIPVILLTALGTEEDQLAGLDSGANDYIVKPFNFEILLSKIHNSLRMQQTFKKTYQKQVEVKAKDIIVISEDDKFLKNAFDYIELNITNLNFSVEELARHLNLSRVSLYKKLLTLTGKTPVDCIRTIRLKRAVQLLEKSKLSIANVAYEVGFNNAAYFAKVFREEYGILPSEYINNLKAKEKVNELVN; encoded by the coding sequence ATGCTGTTTAAGCGCTATATCGTATTTGTGATTTGTATTTTGGTGTGCCGAACGGTAAGCGCTCAAAATAACAATTACCAGTTTTCCCATTTGGATATTACCAACGGTTTGTCTGATAACCAGGTTAATTGCATTATTAAAGATGCAAAAGGTTTTATATGGTTCGGTACAACGTCTGGCCTCAACCGGTACGATGGCAATAAGTTTAAGGTTTTTAAGCGGGATGCAGGTAATCCAAATTCATTAGCCGAGAACCACGTAATGCGTTTAAGCGAAGGTCCTGACAACAAACTTTGGATATTTACACACAATAAGATCAGTATTTATGATCCGCTTACCGAAAAAATTTCCAACAATGTAGCTGCCGAAGCCGCCCTCTACCACATTAATACCAGCCAGATTCGCAAAATAAACAAGGGTGGGCAGGGCAATTATTGGTTCATTACCAGTTATGGCGGTTTATACCGTTATGATTCCAAAAACAAAAGCACCGAATTTTACAGCAACAAGGCAGGGAACGGAGCAACTTTGCATGATGGGATAATAATGGACCTGGTTGCCGGTCAACAGGATCAGGTTTGGATCTTGTATAACGATGGTTTTATTGATTTGCTAAATGCCCGTACCAATAAAATAATTAAAGCTTATGACGGGTTAGCAAAAGCCGTGGATACAAAAGTGAGAAATTATAGTATGATGATGGATACGGATCAAAACCTCTGGATCTGCTCGGATGCAGCACCCGTTGGTGCTTATTGCTATCAAACGATAAATAATAAGCTGATCCATTACAGCAAAGATACGCCGGGGCATAAACTTAATTCAAATGTAATTAACAGCATCGTACAGGCTGAGGATAGCAAAATTTGGCTGGGTTCAGACCATGGGGGCATCAATGTGATCGACCGCGCTACCAATAGTATAAGTTTTATACTCAGCAAGCCCGATGATCTTAAATCAATAAGCGGCAATAGTTTGAACCTGTATAAGGATAATACAGATATTATCTGGGCAGGTACCTTTAAGCAGGGTATCAATTATTACCATAGCGGAATTATGCAATTTCCGCTGTACAAACATTTCAACAGTGATCCTAAAAGCCTGCCTTACCAGGACATCAATTCATTTGAAGAAGATGAGCACCGAAATTTGTGGATAGGTACCAATGGCAACGGACTGGTTTATTTTAATCGTAAGAGCAATAGTTATACCCATTACAAACACGATCCGGCCGATCCCAATACCATTGCTAGCGATATAGTGGTAAAGCTTTACATCGATAAGCAGCATATCTTATGGATAGGTACTTATTTCGGCGGACTGGATAGCTTCGACGGAAAAAAATTCACGCATTACCGGCATAACGAAAAAGACAGTTCATCTATAAGTGACGATCGGGTTTACTCATTTATAGAAGATGCAGCCGGCGATATGTGGGTAGGAACATTCTCTGGCAGATTGAATGTGTTTGACCGTAAGACAAAATCGTTTCGCCACCCCAAATATCCGATGAGTTCGGATTATACAGCTGTGATATTTGAGGATAAGGAGAAAAACAAATGGATAGGGCGGGATAAGGGTGTTGATGTTATCATGTATAAAACCAATACGATAAAACATTACGCCGCGGAGCCTAAAAACCTTAACAGCCTGATAGGTACTGATGTGAATACCATTACCCAGGACAGGCGCGGGCTAATTTGGATTGGTACGAAAGACGGGCTAAGTATCCTCAATGCCAAAACCAACAAGTTTTTAAATATTGAGGAAGGGGTGAACTTGCCCGCTAATAACGTTTCAAATATAATAGAAGATAAAGAGGGAAAAATGTGGGTGAGTACCACAAATGGTCTTGCCAGCATCAGGCTTGATCTGGTTGGCGGTAAATATAAGTTCCGGATTAATAACTATAATGAATTGGATGGACTGCAGGGCCGAGCATTTAACCTTTATGCTGCAAAACGGCTTCAAAGCGGCGAATTGGTTTTTGGCGGGATAGATGGTTTTAATATTTTCGATCCGGAGATAGTGAATACTTTTAAGCCTCAGCCAAATTTGATCTTTACAGATCTGCGCCTTTTTAACAGGCCGGTAGGCGTAGGCGATACGGTCAATGGCGATATCGTGCTAACAAAATCCCTCTCGGAAACACCTGAGCTGGTGCTGGAGCACAATCAAAATGTTTTCGATATCGAATTTGCTGCCTGCGATTATTTTAATCCCGATAAAATAAGGTACGAATACAAACTGGAAGGTTTTGATAAAGGGTGGATTCCGGTGGTAGGAAGCAACCGAAATGCTACCTATACCAACCTGGATGGGGGTGAATACACTTTTGTGGTACGTACTCTTAATAGTAACAACAACAGGGATACCGAAAGCATCTCCCTTAAAATAACTGTCAAGCCGCCTTTTTTTAAATCAACATTGGCTTATGTAAGCTATTTTATTCTGCTTGTAGGAGGGTTATTCTACATCAGGCATCGCGGCATCCGAAAACTTAAGCGCGAATTCGAAACATTGCAGAGTAAAACTGAGGCAGAACGTAAAATTGCGCAGGAGCGCGAAGAGGCACGCCGCATGCACCAACTGGACTTGATGAAGATCAAATTCTTCACCAACATTAGTCATGAATTTCGTACGCCGCTTTCACTTATACTATCGCCAATCGATAATCTCATCAAAGCCAGCGATAAGACCGATCACCAAAATCAACTGGTTACCATCAAACGCAATGGCAAGCGATTGCTTAATCTGGTTAACCAGCTGCTTGATTTCCGTAAGATGGAGTATAACGAGCTGAAATTGAGCATGAAGAAAGGCGATATAATCAGATTCATTAAAGAAGTTTCGGCGTCTTTTAAGGATGTGGCGCAACAGAAGCAGATTCAGTTCCTGATAGAAAGTGATGTGAACGAATACGTGACTAATTTCGATCATGATAAGATCGAACGGATCCTGTTTAACCTGTTATCAAACGCTTTTAAATTCACTCCATCCGGAGGTCACATTAGCGTGATGTTAACAATAACAGGCAATAGTAGCACTAACGATATACAAAACCAGCTGGAAATAAAAGTAATAGACACAGGTATCGGGATAGCTAAAGAAAACCAGGAGCGGGTGTTCGAACGTTTCTTTCAGGATGATATGCCGGAGAACCTTCTCAATCAGGGAAGTGGTATAGGCCTTTCTATCACAAAAGAATTTGTTAGGATGCAGGGCGGCACAATTGAAATAGAAAGTGAACCTGATTATGGCAGCTGTTTTACCATAAGCCTGCCTGTTGGCGTACAATGTAATGAACAGGCTGTTGCAGCAATTATAGATGATGAACCAATTCCTGAATTGGTTAGTGCGGTTGATAATTCGCCGGGAGCCGCCAAAAAACAAACGATATTGCTGATAGAAGATAACGATGATCTGCGCTTTTATCTGAAGGATAACCTTAAACACAGTTTCCATATTGTAGAGGCCGTAAACGGTAAAGATGGTTGGCAAAAAGCGCTTGCTATGCATCCTAAACTTATCGTGAGCGATATCAGCATGCCGGTGATGAACGGCATAGAGCTGTGTAAGAAAATCAAAGCCGATAGCCGCACTGCTGAAATACCGGTGATATTGTTGACAGCCCTGGGCACGGAGGAAGACCAGTTGGCTGGATTGGATAGCGGGGCGAATGATTATATAGTTAAACCGTTTAATTTTGAGATCCTGCTTTCCAAGATTCATAACTCTTTGCGGATGCAGCAGACTTTCAAAAAAACGTATCAAAAGCAAGTAGAGGTGAAAGCAAAGGATATAATAGTCATATCCGAAGATGACAAATTTCTCAAAAACGCATTCGATTATATAGAACTAAATATTACCAATCTGAACTTCTCGGTAGAAGAACTGGCCCGGCATTTAAACCTCAGTCGCGTATCGCTTTATAAAAAGCTTTTGACCCTTACCGGCAAAACCCCGGTAGACTGTATCCGTACTATCCGCTTGAAGCGCGCCGTGCAATTGTTAGAGAAAAGCAAACTCAGCATTGCCAATGTAGCCTATGAGGTAGGTTTTAACAATGCCGCATATTTTGCAAAAGTATTCCGGGAAGAGTACGGAATTCTCCCATCTGAGTATATCAATAATTTGAAGGCCAAAGAAAAGGTTAACGAATTGGTAAACTAA